A single genomic interval of Selenobaculum gibii harbors:
- a CDS encoding Dabb family protein, whose translation MVKHIILWKLKEEAKGANLQKNVDLLQGKFKALLGVVDGLTAIEVGINYNGGPADIALYCEFESKEAEVGYQSHPDHIAIKAIVKDLVCERNCIDYEI comes from the coding sequence GTGGTTAAACATATTATTTTATGGAAATTGAAAGAAGAAGCTAAGGGCGCAAATTTACAAAAAAACGTAGATTTGTTACAAGGTAAATTTAAGGCATTATTAGGTGTTGTCGATGGATTAACTGCAATTGAAGTAGGAATTAATTATAATGGTGGTCCAGCAGATATTGCTTTGTATTGCGAATTTGAAAGTAAGGAAGCAGAAGTGGGGTATCAGTCTCATCCAGATCATATTGCAATAAAAGCAATTGTAAAAGATTTGGTTTGTGAACGTAATTGCATTGATTATGAAATCTAG
- the cysK gene encoding cysteine synthase A — protein MAKIYQSITELIGKTPLLALNNYKKHFDLEANILAKLEYFNPAGSVKDRIGLAMIDDAELRGILKPGAVIIEPTSGNTGIGLASVAAARGYRAILTMPETMSVERRNLLKAYGAEVVLTDGSKGMKGAIEKAEELSREIPNSFIPSQFTNPANPGVHKKTTGPEIWEDTDGKVDIFVAGVGTGGTVSGIGEYLKSKNPKVQIVAVEPASSPVLTKGEAGPHKIQGIGAGFVPETLNTKVYDEVIAIQNEDSFTYSKAVARTEGFLVGISAGAALAAAVELAKRPENHGKNIVVLLPDTGDRYLSTELFA, from the coding sequence ATGGCAAAAATTTATCAAAGTATAACGGAACTTATTGGCAAGACTCCTTTGTTGGCATTAAATAATTATAAAAAACATTTTGATTTAGAAGCAAATATTTTAGCAAAGTTGGAGTACTTCAATCCAGCTGGTAGTGTAAAAGATAGAATTGGTTTAGCGATGATTGATGATGCAGAGCTTCGTGGAATTTTAAAACCGGGTGCGGTGATTATTGAACCGACAAGCGGTAATACAGGAATCGGGCTTGCAAGCGTAGCTGCAGCACGCGGTTATCGAGCGATTCTTACAATGCCTGAAACAATGAGTGTAGAAAGAAGAAATTTATTAAAAGCTTATGGTGCGGAAGTTGTTTTAACCGATGGTTCCAAAGGAATGAAAGGTGCAATTGAAAAGGCTGAGGAACTTTCTAGAGAAATTCCAAATTCCTTTATTCCATCGCAGTTTACTAATCCCGCGAATCCAGGGGTGCATAAAAAGACAACAGGTCCAGAAATATGGGAAGATACTGATGGGAAAGTAGATATTTTTGTTGCTGGCGTTGGCACTGGTGGTACAGTGAGTGGTATTGGCGAATATTTAAAATCAAAAAATCCTAAAGTGCAAATTGTTGCTGTAGAGCCAGCATCATCACCAGTCTTGACAAAAGGTGAAGCTGGTCCGCATAAAATTCAAGGGATTGGTGCGGGGTTTGTTCCAGAGACATTAAATACGAAGGTTTATGATGAAGTAATTGCCATTCAAAATGAAGATTCTTTTACTTATAGTAAAGCTGTAGCCCGTACAGAAGGTTTTCTTGTTGGAATCTCAGCTGGTGCGGCACTTGCAGCAGCAGTAGAGTTAGCTAAGCGTCCAGAAAATCACGGTAAAAATATCGTTGTGTTATTGCCTGATACGGGAGACCGTTATCTATCTACTGAGTTATTTGCTTAA
- the atpG gene encoding ATP synthase F1 subunit gamma, whose translation MASTQDIRRRIKSVKNIQQITKAMKMVAAARLRRAQESALANKPYAEKMQAVLRDVAGSAGDINHPLLEVRPVNKKAYVVLAADKGLAGAYSSNVFKEVITHFSNKSDADLITVGRKARDYFFHRGYNIVTEYAGFSERPTYEHAKHVAMKIMELFTSGEYDEIHMVYTKFISPINVVPTTVKLLPISDIEGEEKQSGGEYIYEPNAGEVLGLLLPQYLETMVYGALLQSAASELGSRMTAMSAATDNADELISKLVLNYNKVRQAGITREINEIVSGAEALK comes from the coding sequence ATGGCTAGTACACAAGACATCCGTCGGCGTATCAAAAGCGTAAAAAATATTCAGCAAATCACGAAAGCCATGAAAATGGTTGCGGCAGCACGTCTTCGCAGAGCACAGGAAAGTGCGTTAGCGAATAAGCCTTATGCAGAAAAAATGCAGGCAGTATTAAGAGACGTTGCAGGAAGTGCCGGAGATATTAATCATCCGCTTCTTGAAGTTCGTCCAGTTAACAAAAAAGCCTATGTAGTGTTAGCGGCTGATAAAGGGTTAGCTGGTGCATACTCCAGTAATGTATTTAAAGAAGTGATTACGCATTTTTCTAATAAAAGTGATGCGGATTTAATAACTGTGGGAAGAAAAGCGAGGGATTATTTTTTCCATCGTGGCTATAACATAGTTACTGAATACGCAGGCTTTAGTGAAAGACCGACGTATGAACATGCGAAACATGTTGCAATGAAAATTATGGAGTTATTTACTTCTGGTGAATACGATGAAATCCATATGGTATATACGAAGTTTATTTCGCCGATTAATGTCGTTCCAACTACGGTAAAATTATTGCCGATTAGCGATATTGAAGGTGAAGAAAAACAAAGTGGCGGAGAATACATTTATGAACCTAATGCAGGCGAAGTACTTGGACTATTGCTGCCACAGTATTTAGAGACAATGGTTTATGGCGCACTTTTACAGTCAGCGGCGAGTGAGTTAGGCTCTAGAATGACAGCGATGAGTGCAGCAACGGATAATGCTGATGAATTAATTAGCAAACTTGTCTTAAATTATAACAAAGTACGTCAGGCTGGCATTACACGCGAGATCAATGAAATCGTAAGTGGTGCGGAAGCCTTGAAGTAA
- the murA gene encoding UDP-N-acetylglucosamine 1-carboxyvinyltransferase gives MEKLVIHGGNRLEGTVKISGAKNAVLPIIAASLLGQSPSLLEEVPDLEDVRTISKVLCQLGVNVVNKGNDVLYIDSSKITSCEAPYELVRKMRASFLIMGPLLARCGHAKISLPGGCAIGTRPIDLHLKGFEALGAEIEIGHGYIEAKAPNGLMGAKIYLDFPSVGATENIIMAASMAKGQTIIENPAHEPEIIDLANYLNMMGANIRGAGTNVIKIEGVERLEGKNYTIIPDRIEAGTYMVAAAMTKGDVYIENAISEHLKPVIAKLKEANVEIIEDINGIRVRGNGQIKAVDIKTLPYPGFPTDMQAQFMAMSTIAEGTSVVSETVFENRFMHVDELKRMGANIKIEGRSAVVEGVAKLTGCEVKATDLRAGAAMVLAGLVAEGETRVGCIHHIDRGYDGLVNKLCGLGADIARVDE, from the coding sequence TTGGAAAAGTTAGTTATACATGGTGGCAATAGATTAGAAGGTACTGTAAAAATCAGTGGTGCGAAAAATGCTGTATTACCGATTATTGCAGCATCGCTATTAGGGCAAAGTCCTAGTTTGTTAGAAGAAGTACCTGACTTAGAAGATGTAAGAACGATTTCTAAAGTTCTTTGCCAGCTAGGTGTGAATGTAGTAAATAAAGGCAATGATGTGCTCTATATAGATAGTAGTAAAATAACGAGTTGTGAAGCACCCTATGAATTGGTGCGAAAAATGCGCGCGTCTTTTTTGATTATGGGACCACTTCTTGCTAGATGTGGGCATGCAAAAATTTCTTTACCTGGTGGTTGTGCAATTGGAACTCGTCCAATTGATTTGCATCTAAAAGGGTTTGAAGCTCTTGGTGCAGAGATTGAAATAGGACATGGTTATATTGAAGCAAAAGCGCCAAATGGGTTAATGGGAGCAAAAATATATCTTGATTTTCCGAGTGTTGGTGCAACCGAAAATATTATTATGGCTGCTTCTATGGCGAAAGGTCAAACGATCATTGAAAATCCAGCGCATGAACCAGAAATTATTGACTTGGCGAATTACCTTAACATGATGGGGGCTAATATTCGTGGCGCGGGAACAAATGTAATCAAAATTGAAGGTGTGGAGCGCTTAGAGGGTAAAAACTACACGATTATTCCTGACCGTATTGAAGCTGGGACTTATATGGTTGCAGCGGCAATGACAAAAGGCGATGTATATATTGAAAATGCAATTAGTGAACATTTAAAACCGGTGATTGCCAAATTAAAGGAAGCAAATGTAGAAATTATTGAAGATATTAATGGAATTCGTGTGCGTGGCAATGGACAGATAAAAGCAGTGGACATTAAAACGCTGCCATATCCAGGTTTTCCGACCGATATGCAGGCGCAATTTATGGCAATGAGTACAATTGCCGAAGGTACGAGTGTTGTAAGTGAAACGGTATTTGAAAATCGCTTTATGCATGTGGATGAGTTAAAGCGCATGGGGGCAAATATTAAAATTGAAGGACGTAGTGCAGTTGTTGAAGGCGTAGCCAAATTGACTGGCTGTGAAGTAAAGGCAACAGATTTGCGTGCTGGTGCAGCTATGGTATTAGCTGGACTTGTTGCTGAAGGAGAAACTAGAGTTGGTTGTATTCATCATATTGATCGTGGTTATGATGGTTTGGTAAATAAATTATGTGGTTTAGGTGCAGATATTGCGCGTGTAGATGAATAA
- a CDS encoding M20 family metallo-hydrolase, which translates to MNRIRLERNLKKLAEFGAKENEGITRLAFSEIDWQAIEFIKQLMLQAGMAVRMDDFGNLIGSYQGKDRTLPVLLLGSHIDTVPNGGKYDGTIGVISAIEVVHTLFEQKKELERTVEIVVFRAEESSRFGRSTLGSKAFCGKLKQEDLEEYHDKEGFCLRDALRKVGFNRQDICLNRYEKPIYAFLELHIEQGIVLEKAQMELGVVTCIAAPSRFRLIFHGKADHSGATPMKLRHDALAGIAEVILLVESLAKSTDDVVGTVGTIELLNGAMNVIPGEVSIGIDIRSGNQMSKEQVVARLKERIDQIAKSRELTYTLSSLSNEEPVLLDEPLGDLLYEIGKTKKRRIMKMMSGAGHDAMNLAKIAPAAMIFVPSKAGISHNPDEFSSIDEIFCGAELLYETVLHLENKP; encoded by the coding sequence ATGAACCGTATACGCCTAGAGCGTAACCTCAAAAAATTAGCTGAATTTGGTGCAAAGGAAAACGAAGGAATTACTCGGTTGGCATTTAGTGAAATTGATTGGCAGGCAATTGAATTTATCAAACAATTAATGCTACAGGCGGGAATGGCAGTCCGCATGGATGATTTCGGTAACTTAATCGGAAGTTATCAAGGGAAAGATAGGACATTACCAGTTCTTTTGTTGGGGTCACATATTGACACAGTGCCTAACGGTGGCAAATATGATGGGACAATCGGCGTGATTTCTGCGATTGAAGTAGTACACACTTTATTTGAGCAAAAAAAAGAGCTTGAGCGGACGGTTGAGATTGTTGTATTTCGCGCCGAAGAGTCAAGTCGATTTGGCAGATCCACGTTAGGGAGCAAAGCCTTTTGTGGAAAGCTAAAACAAGAAGATTTGGAAGAATATCATGATAAAGAGGGTTTTTGCTTAAGAGATGCTTTACGCAAGGTGGGATTTAATCGACAAGATATTTGCCTAAATCGTTATGAAAAGCCGATTTATGCATTTTTGGAATTACATATTGAGCAGGGGATTGTATTAGAAAAAGCGCAGATGGAATTAGGTGTAGTAACATGCATTGCAGCACCATCACGGTTTCGATTAATTTTTCACGGCAAGGCTGATCATTCTGGAGCAACACCGATGAAGCTTCGCCATGATGCGTTAGCTGGAATTGCAGAAGTGATTTTACTTGTAGAATCTTTAGCAAAATCAACTGATGATGTTGTAGGGACAGTTGGGACAATCGAGCTTTTAAATGGTGCGATGAACGTTATTCCTGGAGAGGTTAGCATTGGGATAGATATTCGTAGTGGAAATCAAATGAGCAAAGAGCAAGTAGTTGCAAGGCTAAAAGAAAGGATTGATCAAATTGCTAAGTCTCGAGAGCTAACGTATACGCTTTCGTCTTTATCTAATGAAGAACCTGTTTTATTAGATGAACCACTAGGAGATTTACTGTATGAAATAGGAAAAACTAAAAAAAGGCGCATCATGAAAATGATGAGTGGGGCGGGGCATGATGCGATGAATTTGGCGAAAATAGCACCGGCGGCGATGATTTTCGTTCCCTCAAAGGCAGGAATTAGCCACAATCCAGATGAATTTTCTTCTATAGATGAGATTTTTTGTGGAGCGGAACTTTTATATGAGACCGTTCTTCATTTAGAAAATAAACCCTAA
- a CDS encoding L-fuculose-phosphate aldolase produces MILRKERELVVEYGQKMVTSGLTTGTGGNLSIFNETEQLFAISPSGLDYFKTEPEDVVILDLDGNVVDGKRKPSSEYDMHRIFYERRPQTGAVVHTHSKYSAILACLNWSIEPVHYLIGFAGKNVRCTDYEPFGSKKLAISAFEGMKDRYAVLLGNHGLLTIGNDIDYAFNTAEEIEFCAEIYYKTKLAGNPVTLSSEQMDVVLEKFKTYGQKKR; encoded by the coding sequence ATGATTTTGCGTAAAGAACGTGAGCTTGTTGTAGAATATGGACAAAAGATGGTTACTTCGGGATTAACTACAGGCACAGGGGGAAATCTAAGTATTTTTAATGAAACAGAACAATTATTTGCGATTAGCCCGAGCGGACTTGATTATTTTAAAACGGAACCCGAGGATGTTGTTATTCTTGATTTAGATGGAAATGTTGTAGATGGAAAAAGAAAACCATCAAGCGAATACGACATGCATCGTATTTTTTATGAACGTCGTCCTCAAACAGGTGCTGTTGTACATACGCACTCAAAATATTCTGCGATTCTGGCGTGTTTAAATTGGAGCATTGAACCTGTACATTATTTGATTGGGTTTGCAGGAAAAAATGTTCGTTGTACAGATTATGAACCGTTTGGCAGTAAAAAACTTGCGATAAGTGCCTTTGAAGGAATGAAAGACCGCTATGCGGTTTTGCTGGGGAATCATGGTCTATTAACGATTGGAAATGATATAGATTATGCATTTAATACTGCCGAAGAGATTGAATTTTGTGCTGAAATTTATTATAAAACGAAGTTAGCTGGCAATCCGGTTACTTTATCAAGCGAGCAGATGGATGTTGTTTTAGAAAAATTTAAGACCTACGGACAGAAAAAACGTTAA
- the spoIID gene encoding stage II sporulation protein D, giving the protein MRRLLAYMIGILSFAVIVVPVLITGVNLGKESGGNMTNLSSLESVMINVYLHDKNKIVSMTLEEYVQGVVGAEMPAEFSKAALEAQSVAARTYAVKHMHKFGGSGVSDHPDADVSTDHTVNQAWVSDDVLKERWGKKYDEYKQKIKLAVLKTQGMILTYKDEPINALFHSTSGDRTASAKEVWGNDYPYLQSVECKWDTASPRYKDNKTISVANLAESFGQDAVTVSAGNGDLIKILSLTDSGRVAQIKIGNKNFTGSEVRNTLGLRSENFTIESKGDEIIFHTIGYGHGVGLCQYGANGMAKEGWAYQDILKYYYKGVELKNIYGS; this is encoded by the coding sequence ATGCGGCGATTATTGGCATATATGATTGGAATTTTGTCTTTTGCCGTTATCGTTGTACCTGTTTTGATTACAGGGGTAAATTTAGGTAAAGAAAGTGGTGGAAATATGACGAATTTATCAAGCTTAGAAAGCGTGATGATTAACGTATATCTCCATGATAAAAATAAAATTGTTAGTATGACGCTTGAAGAATATGTACAAGGTGTGGTTGGAGCAGAAATGCCGGCGGAATTTTCTAAAGCGGCGTTAGAAGCGCAATCGGTAGCGGCGCGAACTTACGCGGTAAAACACATGCATAAGTTCGGCGGTAGTGGCGTTAGTGATCATCCTGATGCAGATGTGAGCACCGATCATACAGTAAATCAGGCTTGGGTAAGCGATGACGTACTAAAGGAACGATGGGGAAAAAAGTATGATGAATATAAGCAAAAAATTAAATTGGCTGTTTTAAAAACCCAGGGAATGATTTTAACGTATAAAGATGAGCCGATTAATGCGTTATTTCACTCGACGAGTGGCGATAGAACTGCTAGTGCAAAAGAAGTTTGGGGCAATGATTATCCTTATCTACAGAGCGTTGAATGTAAATGGGATACTGCTTCCCCTCGCTATAAAGACAATAAGACGATTAGCGTAGCGAACTTAGCAGAATCATTTGGGCAAGATGCTGTGACGGTTAGTGCCGGTAACGGAGATTTAATAAAAATATTAAGCTTAACGGATTCAGGTCGCGTTGCTCAGATAAAAATAGGGAACAAAAACTTTACAGGGAGTGAGGTTCGTAATACCTTAGGATTACGTTCCGAAAACTTTACGATAGAAAGTAAGGGAGATGAAATCATCTTTCATACGATTGGTTATGGGCATGGTGTAGGGTTATGTCAATATGGCGCTAACGGCATGGCAAAAGAAGGTTGGGCATATCAGGATATATTGAAATATTATTATAAAGGGGTCGAATTAAAAAATATTTATGGCTCTTAA
- a CDS encoding pyridoxamine kinase → MLRQKRVAAIHDISGFGKCSLTVALPIISATGVECAVVPTAVLSTHTGGFEGFTYRDLTEDIAPIAYHWQSLNLHFDAIYTGFLGSFEQIEIVSKVFDQLRAKDTLIIADPAMADNGELYKIFPKTFPQEMKKLCAKADVIVPNMTEAALMLGEEYQAGPYTKEYIEGLLKRLSDMGPSQIVLTGVHFDDAQLGAATYDKNSDKINYLLANRIDGYYHGTGDVFASVLVGALMNDKDLDTATQIAVDFTVKSIAWTKEAKTDVRFGVNFEASIPSLIQALDLK, encoded by the coding sequence ATGTTGAGACAAAAACGTGTAGCAGCGATTCATGATATATCTGGTTTTGGGAAGTGTTCACTTACTGTAGCTTTGCCGATTATTTCAGCGACAGGCGTAGAATGTGCTGTTGTGCCTACCGCAGTATTATCCACGCATACAGGTGGGTTTGAAGGCTTTACCTATAGGGATTTAACGGAGGATATTGCGCCGATTGCTTATCATTGGCAATCGCTTAACTTGCATTTTGATGCGATTTATACAGGTTTTCTTGGCTCTTTTGAGCAAATTGAAATTGTATCGAAGGTATTTGATCAATTGCGTGCTAAGGATACGTTGATTATTGCCGATCCTGCGATGGCAGACAATGGTGAGCTATATAAGATTTTTCCGAAAACTTTCCCGCAAGAAATGAAAAAGTTGTGTGCAAAGGCAGATGTTATTGTGCCGAATATGACAGAGGCAGCTTTAATGCTTGGTGAAGAATATCAGGCCGGTCCGTATACAAAAGAATATATTGAGGGCTTATTAAAACGTTTATCTGATATGGGACCTAGCCAGATTGTTTTAACAGGAGTACATTTTGATGATGCACAACTGGGTGCAGCAACTTATGATAAAAATAGTGACAAAATCAACTATCTTTTGGCAAATCGCATTGATGGATACTATCATGGTACGGGCGATGTGTTTGCGAGTGTATTGGTAGGTGCCTTGATGAATGACAAAGACCTTGATACAGCAACGCAAATTGCAGTTGATTTTACGGTGAAAAGCATTGCCTGGACAAAAGAAGCAAAAACAGATGTGCGTTTTGGTGTGAATTTTGAAGCAAGCATTCCAAGTTTAATCCAGGCGCTTGATTTGAAATAA
- a CDS encoding YwmB family TATA-box binding protein: MKKYLKVIILFITILLIHNIWMSKVESVPVMTEEPLYRAIQATGAEVESLTIHSYAVVTMKENEVENLDNAINYLAEHFELKKEEIVKEIIQNSKERSIKICGNVDGQNISITLKKLFAENIADKIHLSIKIEEDHPESYNLTYRKEKLLEIFRKFFVEPHITTCLEGYLDGKLRKGAADCCIRDALDSIGADMNSRVDGGNYISVTGYTSLIDDKIIAGNIPVNINMAIRYHTLDNRTYITIGSPLILVEY; encoded by the coding sequence ATGAAAAAGTATTTAAAGGTTATTATTTTATTTATTACTATTTTGCTAATACATAATATATGGATGTCGAAAGTAGAGAGTGTTCCAGTGATGACGGAGGAGCCGCTTTACCGCGCGATACAGGCAACAGGTGCGGAAGTTGAATCATTAACCATACATAGCTATGCAGTAGTCACGATGAAAGAAAATGAAGTTGAAAACCTAGACAATGCCATAAATTACTTAGCAGAGCATTTTGAATTAAAGAAAGAAGAAATAGTAAAGGAAATTATTCAAAATAGTAAAGAGCGTAGTATAAAAATATGTGGTAATGTGGATGGTCAAAACATAAGTATTACATTAAAGAAATTATTTGCAGAAAATATCGCTGATAAAATACATTTAAGTATCAAAATAGAGGAAGATCATCCGGAAAGTTATAACTTAACTTATAGAAAAGAAAAATTACTTGAAATTTTTCGAAAATTTTTTGTTGAGCCACACATTACCACTTGCTTGGAAGGGTATCTTGATGGTAAACTAAGGAAGGGTGCGGCTGATTGTTGTATACGGGATGCACTAGATTCTATTGGTGCAGATATGAATAGCCGCGTAGATGGCGGAAACTATATTAGTGTGACTGGATATACATCTCTGATTGATGATAAAATTATAGCAGGTAATATACCAGTGAATATAAATATGGCTATACGATATCATACTTTGGATAATCGAACTTATATAACGATTGGTTCGCCGCTAATTTTAGTTGAGTATTAA
- the atpD gene encoding F0F1 ATP synthase subunit beta, with the protein MVKGKVVQVVGPVVDIEFPVDELPAIYNAVTIKGKSGEIDIDLTVEVMQHLGDNTTRCIAMSSTDGLTRGMEAVDTGAPISVPVGDGVLGRIFNVLGETVDKNPAPVKADDKWPIHRPAPTFDEQETATEILETGIKVVDLIAPYSRGGKIGLFGGAGVGKTVLIMELINNIATQHGGYSVFAGVGERTREGNDLWSEMTESGVINKTALVYGQMNEPPGARMRVALTGLTMAEYFRDKQSQDVLLFVDNIFRFIQAGSEVSALLGRMPSAVGYQPTLTTDVGALQERITSTKKGSITSVQAVYVPADDLTDPAPAATFAHLDATTVLSRQIAELGIYPAVDPLDSTSRIVDPHIIGEEHYEVARGVQEILQKYKELQDIIAILGMEELSDEDKLVVARARKVQRFLSQPFFVAEAFTGTPGKYVPLKETIRGFKEILEGKHDEIPEAAFYMVGSIDEVLEQARKMKGE; encoded by the coding sequence TTGGTTAAAGGTAAAGTAGTACAGGTTGTAGGTCCTGTAGTAGATATTGAATTCCCCGTAGATGAGTTACCGGCAATTTATAATGCTGTAACAATCAAAGGCAAATCGGGAGAAATAGACATAGATTTAACGGTTGAAGTAATGCAACATTTGGGTGATAATACGACGCGTTGTATTGCAATGAGTTCCACTGATGGTTTAACGCGTGGAATGGAAGCTGTAGATACTGGTGCGCCAATCAGTGTTCCAGTTGGTGATGGTGTACTGGGACGTATCTTTAATGTATTGGGTGAAACGGTAGATAAAAATCCAGCACCTGTAAAAGCTGATGACAAATGGCCAATTCACCGTCCAGCGCCAACTTTTGATGAGCAGGAAACTGCAACAGAGATTCTTGAAACAGGAATTAAAGTCGTTGACCTTATCGCTCCATATTCCCGTGGTGGTAAAATTGGGTTATTTGGTGGTGCCGGTGTAGGTAAAACCGTATTAATCATGGAATTGATCAATAATATTGCAACACAACATGGTGGGTATTCTGTATTTGCTGGTGTTGGTGAACGTACACGTGAAGGTAATGACCTTTGGTCAGAAATGACAGAATCAGGGGTTATCAATAAAACTGCTTTAGTATATGGTCAGATGAATGAACCACCTGGAGCTCGTATGCGTGTAGCGTTAACGGGTCTTACCATGGCGGAATATTTCCGTGATAAACAAAGCCAAGACGTACTTTTATTCGTTGATAACATCTTCCGCTTTATTCAAGCGGGTTCAGAAGTATCTGCCTTACTTGGTCGTATGCCTTCTGCCGTTGGTTACCAACCAACACTTACAACAGATGTGGGTGCACTACAAGAACGTATTACTTCAACGAAAAAAGGTTCTATTACTTCCGTTCAAGCGGTATATGTACCTGCCGATGACTTGACTGACCCAGCTCCAGCGGCAACTTTCGCCCATTTGGATGCGACAACAGTTCTTTCTCGTCAAATTGCGGAACTTGGTATTTATCCAGCCGTTGACCCACTTGATTCTACTTCTCGTATTGTTGATCCGCATATCATTGGGGAAGAACATTATGAAGTAGCACGTGGTGTACAAGAAATCTTGCAAAAATATAAAGAATTACAAGATATTATTGCAATCTTAGGTATGGAAGAGTTATCTGATGAAGATAAACTCGTTGTAGCTAGAGCGCGTAAAGTCCAAAGATTCTTGAGTCAACCGTTCTTTGTAGCGGAAGCGTTTACTGGTACTCCTGGTAAATATGTTCCATTAAAAGAAACGATTCGTGGATTTAAAGAAATCTTAGAAGGTAAACATGATGAGATTCCAGAAGCTGCTTTCTATATGGTCGGCAGCATTGATGAAGTGTTAGAACAGGCCCGTAAAATGAAGGGGGAATAA
- a CDS encoding RrF2 family transcriptional regulator, producing MRVSAKGRYGLAAMTHIASQYETGVPITIISIAEKLGISKIYLEQVFSLLKRANLVISIKGAQGGYQLAKAPVKINALEVLSAIELSLFEKTEAATSNHCPEIDKALQNSIFTLLDNSVQNLLSNITLVDLVIEMEKNKSEEALMYFI from the coding sequence ATGAGAGTTTCGGCTAAAGGACGGTACGGATTAGCCGCAATGACACATATTGCCTCGCAATATGAAACTGGAGTTCCAATTACAATTATCAGCATCGCAGAAAAATTAGGCATTTCAAAAATTTATCTTGAACAAGTTTTTTCGCTTTTAAAACGAGCTAATTTAGTCATATCAATCAAAGGTGCCCAAGGCGGATATCAATTGGCAAAAGCACCAGTAAAAATCAATGCATTAGAGGTTTTATCAGCAATTGAATTATCTTTATTTGAGAAAACAGAAGCTGCCACTTCAAATCATTGTCCGGAAATTGATAAAGCATTACAAAATTCTATTTTCACTTTATTGGACAACTCCGTACAAAACCTATTAAGTAATATTACTCTAGTAGACCTCGTCATTGAAATGGAAAAGAATAAATCCGAAGAAGCATTGATGTACTTTATTTAA
- a CDS encoding F0F1 ATP synthase subunit epsilon, which produces MANKIKLEVVSPTEVVYTADANMVIVRSSGGELGIMPGHAPLIAGLIPAPVRVKNEEGEMLLAVSGGFIEVQPTKITILATCAELGDKIDVERAEKARQRALERLNNKQSTIDLDRAGFALKRATARLKAAGRIIQ; this is translated from the coding sequence TTGGCTAATAAAATTAAGCTTGAAGTTGTTTCTCCAACTGAGGTCGTTTATACTGCTGATGCCAATATGGTTATCGTTCGCAGTAGCGGCGGAGAACTTGGTATTATGCCAGGACATGCGCCGCTCATTGCTGGACTTATTCCAGCTCCGGTTCGTGTAAAGAATGAAGAAGGTGAAATGCTGCTTGCTGTAAGTGGTGGTTTTATCGAAGTTCAGCCTACGAAAATTACGATTTTGGCTACTTGCGCGGAACTTGGAGATAAAATTGATGTAGAACGTGCCGAGAAAGCACGTCAAAGAGCATTAGAAAGATTAAATAACAAACAAAGTACAATTGATCTTGATCGTGCAGGCTTTGCGCTTAAACGTGCGACTGCTAGATTAAAAGCTGCGGGTAGAATTATACAGTAG